One window from the genome of Amaranthus tricolor cultivar Red isolate AtriRed21 chromosome 9, ASM2621246v1, whole genome shotgun sequence encodes:
- the LOC130824588 gene encoding uncharacterized protein LOC130824588, translated as MLLRNSITNTKKFFQKTLENFKSFLSTGNTYQKLPKTPPFHPFSCGPNPNDQLDHNNDLDNFYNEFTNQWDLSKKKMKKKAQKKNHKFFLQDCQRESINFSAITEENVKNPEKNGDFETKKSYINAENGDILKKKRFNIINPGIMRKAELCSRSVREKRVCFVEEKLKELEMMDKGNVDYNKVDFEEFLHYYSRLTCPAYLDIVDKFLMEMYTEFFNPQVCLNVKNLRPILQD; from the coding sequence ATGTTGCTAAGAAACTCCATAACCAATACTAAGAAGTTTTTTCAGAAAACATTAGAAAATTTCAAGTCATTTCTTTCAACAGGAAACACATATCAGAAACTACCTAAAACACCTCCATTTCACCCATTCTCTTGTGGGCCCAATCCAAATGATCAATTGGATCATAACAATGATTTGGATAATTTCTACAATGAGTTCACAAATCAATGGGATTTATCcaagaaaaagatgaaaaaaaaggcTCAAAAAAAGAATCACAAGTTTTTCTTACAAGACTGTCAGAGAGAAAGCATCAATTTTTCTGCAATAACTGAAGAAAATgtgaaaaacccagaaaaaaatGGTGATTTTGAGactaaaaaaagttatattaatgCAGAAAATGGAGatattttgaagaagaagaggtttaatataataaacCCAGGGATTATGAGGAAGGCTGAATTGTGTTCAAGAAGTGTAAGAGAAAAAAGGGTGTGTTTTGTAGAAGAGAAATTAAAGGAATTAGAGATGATGGATAAGGGAAATGTTGATTATAATAAGGTTGATTTTGAAGAGTTTCTGCATTATTATTCAAGGCTTACATGTCCAGCTTATCTTGATATAGTTGATAAGTTCTTGATGGAGATGTATACCGAGTTTTTCAATCCTCAGGTGTGTCTGAATGTTAAGAATTTGAGACCTATTCTTCAGGATTAG
- the LOC130824589 gene encoding uncharacterized protein LOC130824589: protein MYKMKARSLQFTPLHIWLESFMKKPLLLGRAKNALYFLQDFTVTECSNKGTNYKHHNQVATTYNVDPPNSNDARLWHLRMGHLPFQQLYFLFPDLKIKAIHKECFCTIFPLAKDRLGTVSPKA from the exons ATGTACAAAATGAAAGCAAGGAGCCTTCAATTCACACCTCTGCACATTTGGCTG GAATCTTTCATGAAGAAGCCTTTGCTTCTTGGTAGGGCAAAGAATGCACTCTACTTCCTTCAAGACTTCACTGTCACAGAATGTTCTAACAAAGGAACCAATTACAAACATCATAATCAAGTAGCAACAACCTACAATGTTGATCCTCCAAATAGTAATGATGCAAGACTTTGGCATCTAAGAATGGGACATTTGCCATTCCAACAATTGTATTTTTTGTTTCCTGATCTAAAGATCAAGGCCATTCATAAAGAATGTTTCTGTACTATTTTTCCTTTAGCCAAGGATAGGCTAGGGACCGTTTCCCCAAAAGCATAA